Sequence from the bacterium genome:
TCTCTTGGAGGAGGGTTTCGATCGATGCGGCGTCCATATAAAGGGGTCCTCTAATCCCGAAAATGTAGGGGCACCCCTTGCGGGTGCCCAATCCACCCAACGGTGTCCATGCACGTGGGCGGGCGCAAGGCCCGCCCCTACAAGTAAGGGGTTTCTTCCCCTCTGTAAAGAGAAGAGATTGTTTTTAAACAATATTTTTGAGGCGCTTGGCCAAGTCGTGGCCGATCTTGGTGATATCGCCGGCCCCCAAAGTCAGCACCACGTCGCCCTTCTCGGCCTGCTCGGCGACGGCGGCGGCCAGGCTCTGCTTGTCGGGGTGGTAGACGACTTTCTGCTGGTCCATCGCGTCGAAGAGGCTGCGCGAGGAGACTCCGACGATGGGCTCCTCGCCGGCGGCATAGACTTCGGTCAGGAAGACCTTGTCGGCCTCGCCGAAGGCCTGGGTGAAATCTTGGAAGAGGTCCCGAGTCCGAGTGTAACGGTGCGGTTGAAAGAGCGTCACCAGCCGCCGTTTGGGAAAGGCCTCGCGCAGCGCCTTCAAGGTGGCGCGGATCTCGACCGGATGATGGCCGTAGTCGTCGATCACGGTGATCCCGTTGTTGCAGAGTAGCTGGAAGCGCCGCTCGATGCCGCGGAAACCGCGAAGCGCGGCCGCGATCTTGCGGAAAGGAATGTCCAGCTCCCGGCCCACCGCGATGGCGGCCAAGGCGTTGGCGATGCTGTGGCGGCCCGGCGACTGCAAGAGCACCTCGCCCAGCTTTTCCTTCCGGAAATAGACGGTGAAGCGCTGGCTCAGTCCTTCCTGGGACAAACCTTCGGCCGAATAATCGGCGGCGCTCTCCAAGCCGTAAGTCACCACCTTGCGCTGAAAGCGCGGGATCAGCTCCTGCACCACCGGATGGTCGGCGCAGGCGACGATGGCGCCGTAGAAGGGCACCTTGTTGGCGAAGGCGACGAAGGTTTCCTTCAGGGCCTCGAAATCCTTGTAATGGTCGAGGTGCTCGGGATCGACATTGGTGATGACCGCGACGGTGGGATTGAGCTTGAGGAAGGAGCCGTCGGACTCGTCGGCCTCGGCCACCAAAAACTCGCCCTTGCCCAGCTTGGCGTTGCTCCGCAGGCTGTTGACCCGGCCGCCGATGACCAGCGTCGGATCGAGACCGGCGCCGGAGAGGATTTGGCCGACCAGCGAAGTGGTGGTGGTCTTGCCGTGGGAGCCGGCCACGGCCACGCCGTATTTCAGGCGCATCAACTCGGCCAGCATCTCGGCCCGGGGAATCACCGGGATCCCCTGCTTACGCGCCGCGGCAACCTCGGGGTTGCTCTCCTTCACGGCCGAAGAGATCACCACCACGTGGGCGCCGTCGACGTGGCCGGCCTTGTGGCCGTAATGGATCTTGGCGCCCTGCTTCTTGAGCCGCGCCGTGATCGGACTGCGCTTCTGATCGGAGCCCGAGACCCGGTAGCCGAGGTTGAGCAAAACCTCGGCGATTCCCGACATTCCAATGCCGCCGATGCCGACGAAATGCAGGTTTTGGTAGCGCTGGAACACGCAACCCCCTTAAAGAGTGGTATTTTTTTTAGCAAGCTGTATTTGGCTTTGCCGATAAGTGAATAGGTCCAAATCGGGGGCACGATTGAGGATTCTCCCATGACGCCCCCGACCAGCCTCTCGGCCTGTCCGCCCGAAATTCGCGAGCATCCCCTGCCTGGCGATCGCTGCACCGCCCCCACCGAGCCCTATCATCCACCCGAGCGCCGGTTTCGCCATATTTCGCTGGTCGTCGAAGCCCCGGCCTTCAGCCTCCGCTCCGGCTCGGCCGGCGGCGTCGATTTTCGGTATCGGACCGGGATCAACGCCCTCTTTCGACCTCATTCCCATTTCCATGCCGGTTTGGGCATCGACACCGACTACAATTCCGAGCTGACTTTGATGGGACGCGCCGGGGCTTTTCTTCCGCTGAACCCGCTGCGAATGTACGGCCTCGGCTTCACCGGGCTGGTCGGGCTGCGCCAGGTCTTCGACCAGACCCACGCCGTCGGCGGAGCCGAGGCGCCGGTTTCGGGCTCGCTCCTCGCCTTCGGCGCCGAGATCTCGCTGCACTTCCAGATCGCCCATGAGTTCTCCTTGGTCGCTCCCTATTACCGCCTCATGGTCTCGCCGGCGACCGAGCTCGACCGAAGCGGCGGCGGCCGAGTTTCGCTGCCCTGGAGCTGGGAAATGGCCTTCGGCATCGGCCTGAGTTTTGACTTCCTTCCCGGCGGCAACTAAATAAGAATCTGACCATGGCGAAAGAGAAGAACATCGTCCTCTGCCGCAGCTCCCGGCTTTACTTGAGCCCGGTCAAGCTGGAATACGCCGAGGTCATGACCCGCTGGTACAACGATCCCCAAGTCTACGGGCATATCCGCGACATGAGCACTTCCATCACCGTCCAGGAGCAAGAGGCCTGGATCAAGGCCCTGCCCGGCGATCCGACCCAAACCGAATATGCCTTATTCTACATTCCCGACGGCGCTTTGATCGGCATGGGCGGCTTCAAGAACATCTCGGTCGAGGATCACTTCGGTGAAATATGGCGGGTGATCGGCGAGACGAAATACTGGGGCTTGGGACTGGGCACCGAGCTCTTTCAATTGCTCTGCCTTTACGGCTTCGAGAGCTTGGGCTTTAAAAACATTCTGGGCGAGCACTACGCCTGCAATCCGGCCTCCTTGGCCAGCGCCAAGAAAGCGGGGGCGAAATTCATGGGCACCCGGCGTCAAGCTCGGCTCTTGAACGGCCAACGCTGGGACATCCATTACACCGACATCTTGCCGCACGAGCTGATCAAGCCATAGCGCCATTGGCGGGGAAACTTGAGACGAAGCCAGCCGATAATCTTCGCCGAGGGGGTATCATGCCGGGAATCGGACCGAGCTGTCCAAAATTACCCAATAAAATCATATTGAATCCGACGTCATTGGCCAGCGCCGAGATCGGGGATTCGCCGCTTTTCGCCCAGCCCCAAAGCCTGGGGGAGATTCGGGCCTCGGCCTTGCCTCAGGACAGCTATTATTTGGCGCCCAACACCGGTGGCTACTGCGCTTACTCCATAGTCCCGCAAGGCGCCCCGACCTTCTCGCCTTCCGATTTTTTCTCCAGCGAAGTGAAAGATCTGCCGGCCTACTTCGGCAAGCCCACCCAATTGCCGGTGCCGCCGGATCTCGATTTCGGCGCGGTGATTTACGAGGCCTGGAGCGACCAGGCTTATTCGCCCGACGTCAGCGGTCTCCGTTGGTATTTGGTGGGAAGCGGCGATCGCTACGAGGATTTCTTCGGCGGAATTCTCCAATACGGCCGGCAGCTTTATCAGGAATGGAAAGCCGACCCCTTAGCGATGGCCGAGAAAACCTGGCCGACTCCCGAGGACGACGGCGACATTTCGAGCGGATTGATCCCCTCGATCCTCGAGGCCTGGTTTCACATGGGTCGCCTCGAAGACTGGCTGGCCCAAAACGATCCCGACCTGCTGGCCCGGGCCAAACCCTACCTGCACTACGCGACCGAAATGCCCCGTGAGGGTTGCGCCAGCGAACTCACCGAGGACAGCTACGCTTACTACACGACGCGCGAGGATCGGATTTACTTGCTGCCCCGCTCGATTCGGCTTTTGCGAAAAAACGATTTCGCCGCGGTCGCCCAGACCCTGGCCCACGAAGTTGCCCATCGGGACACCGCCCGGAACGGCCTGGTCCTGCCCTCCGACGAGATGATGTATCGCTCGCTGCAGTACTTCCATGGCCTGGTCGCCGAGGATAGCCTTCTCCAGGGAGTGGCCTTATCCTTGCTCGGCCCGAATTTTTTCGATGCTCTGAGCTGCCGGCGGCTGCCGATGATTCCGGAGGAAGAGATCCACGCCTTCATGAGCGACCTATCTTACGGCCGATCGCAAAGCTTCGCCCGTCAATCGCCGGCCACCCAGCGAGAGTCGATCGAAGCGGTCTCTTGGCTGATCGAGCAAGTCCATCGCGAATTCCCCCCGAGCTGGAATGGCTTGCTCGCCGATTACGTGCGGCTGGCCGAAGCCAACCACCAGCAATCCCGGCGCGAAATTCTCTTTACGCGATAGCTCCGGCATCGATGCCCGCGATCGCCACCTGGTTGGGATCGTTGGGATCGATCCGCACCAGCAGCCGGGCGCCCGGCTGAAATTGCGGAATTTGCACGATCGAAATGATCTGCTTGGTCTGGACCTGGTAGGGCCGCCGGGTATGGTCGGGCGTGACCTCGAGGGTCAGCAAAACCTGGGGCGCGTTGTTCACGGTCATGCCGGTCTCGGCCAAAGACAGGACCTTGGCCTTGCCGGCATGGCCGGTTTGCAGGATCCGCTTCGCATTCTGCGAAGGCTTGATCAACTTGACGTAGACTAAATAGAAAACGAAGCCCAATACCGCAAAAGTGAAGATTAGGCTGATCGCGGTGATAATGAGACCGGTCATCATAGGGGGAATTCTCCTTCAAGCCTGGCCATAACAAAAAATCATCGATTGCCCCACCCTTAAATTAGGGAATCCCCCGT
This genomic interval carries:
- a CDS encoding GNAT family protein, which produces MAKEKNIVLCRSSRLYLSPVKLEYAEVMTRWYNDPQVYGHIRDMSTSITVQEQEAWIKALPGDPTQTEYALFYIPDGALIGMGGFKNISVEDHFGEIWRVIGETKYWGLGLGTELFQLLCLYGFESLGFKNILGEHYACNPASLASAKKAGAKFMGTRRQARLLNGQRWDIHYTDILPHELIKP
- the murC gene encoding UDP-N-acetylmuramate--L-alanine ligase, producing MFQRYQNLHFVGIGGIGMSGIAEVLLNLGYRVSGSDQKRSPITARLKKQGAKIHYGHKAGHVDGAHVVVISSAVKESNPEVAAARKQGIPVIPRAEMLAELMRLKYGVAVAGSHGKTTTTSLVGQILSGAGLDPTLVIGGRVNSLRSNAKLGKGEFLVAEADESDGSFLKLNPTVAVITNVDPEHLDHYKDFEALKETFVAFANKVPFYGAIVACADHPVVQELIPRFQRKVVTYGLESAADYSAEGLSQEGLSQRFTVYFRKEKLGEVLLQSPGRHSIANALAAIAVGRELDIPFRKIAAALRGFRGIERRFQLLCNNGITVIDDYGHHPVEIRATLKALREAFPKRRLVTLFQPHRYTRTRDLFQDFTQAFGEADKVFLTEVYAAGEEPIVGVSSRSLFDAMDQQKVVYHPDKQSLAAAVAEQAEKGDVVLTLGAGDITKIGHDLAKRLKNIV
- a CDS encoding DUF3592 domain-containing protein, with product MTGLIITAISLIFTFAVLGFVFYLVYVKLIKPSQNAKRILQTGHAGKAKVLSLAETGMTVNNAPQVLLTLEVTPDHTRRPYQVQTKQIISIVQIPQFQPGARLLVRIDPNDPNQVAIAGIDAGAIA